Proteins found in one Planococcus citri chromosome 2, ihPlaCitr1.1, whole genome shotgun sequence genomic segment:
- the LOC135836288 gene encoding serine protease snake-like yields MLPIFTKIVYILLLNCCVVFGIEKDKKCLDGVCTFISQCPVALENLQNGIFPIICGFEDAYSEPTICCQKLQVETSTELLRSPEQVTQPNDKVVFLKEKTELTISKKKCKEYALQSCEGVLQVTSDEIENIDQRFPHTALIGYGEYSNIQWKCSGSLISEFYVITAARCEYTPNGYAQWVRLGTSTSSETSNYTHNEIVERIIHPKYVHPYFQNDIALFKLKEKVEFNAYVHPICLFDETEIKHDKLLSVGFSIDRCVDSACHIQTSNDFQIDTQLATNAQIEDLYNCRNIFHNAKESFNGLLDQKSSICTRLTLPQLETCQGVVGDPLLREIKTGCPSFYELIGVLSLVNHVSNGISCYYLNTTMINTKVSHFLPWIEKIVWKYNY; encoded by the exons ATGCTGccaattttcacgaaaatagtttatattttattattgaattgTTGTGTAGTATTCGGCATCGAAAAAG ATAAAAAATGTCTTGACGGGGTTTGTACATTTATATCACAGTGCCCTGTAGCTTTGGAGAATTTACAAAACGGTATTTTCCCGATAATATGTGGATTTGAAGATGCATATTCAGAACCAACGATCTGTTGCCAAAAGCTGCAAGTTGAAACATCCACTGAACTTTTACGAAGCCCGGAACAAGTTACTCAACCTAATGATaaggtagtttttctcaaagaaaaaactgagctgacgatttcaaaaaaaa AATGCAAGGAGTACGCTCTGCAATCATGTGAAGGAGTATTACAAGTAACGAGTGATGAAATCGAAAACATTGATCAACGATTTCCTCATACG GCATTAATTGGCTATGGAGAATACTCAAATATACAATGGAAATGCAGCGGATCTCTTATCAGCGAATTTTATGTAATAACTGCAGCTCGTTGCGAGTACACACCAAA CGGGTATGCTCAGTGGGTACGATTGGGAACAAGCACATCGTCGGAAACTTCAAACTACACTCATAATGAAATTGTAGAACGTATTATTCATCCAAAATATGTACAcccctattttcaaaatgacattGCATTATTCAAACTTAAAGAAAAAGTAGAATTCAACGCCTACGTCCATCCGATTTGTTTATTCGACGAAACTGAAATTAAACACGATAAATTACTAAGCGTCGGATTCAGTATAGATAGATGCGTAGACTCAGCGTGCCATATTCAAA cttcgaacgattttcaaattgatacaCAGTTGGCAACAAATGCTCAAATCGAAGATCTTTACAATTgcagaaatatttttcacaacgCCAAAGAATCATTCAACGGATTATTGGATCAAAAATCGAGTATTTGTACCAGGCTCACATTACCTCAACTTGAAACATGCCAG GGCGTTGTTGGAGATCCATTACTTCGTGAAATAAAAACTGGCTGTCCATCATTTTACGAACTTATAGGAGTTTTATCATTAGTAAATCATGTATCAAATGGAATTTCTTGCTACTACCTCAACACAACGATGA